The genomic stretch CACAAATCGTGTTTGATGGCAATAATTACGATATGTGGGCAGAGGCTGTCAGGAACGGTCTAGATGCGAAGAACAAACTAGCCTTTATCGAGGGGAAGGTAAAGAAGCCGGCTGAAGAAAACGGAGAAAAAGAAAGCATGGAACTTGTAGCGTGGCGTCAATGTAATGCTATGCTAAGAGCGTGGCTTCGGAATGTCATCGACCCGAAACTTCACGCAAGTATCACGTTTTCCCAACCCATCGCAGACATATGGGAGGAACTTCGGGATAGGTATGCGGCTGGAAACGCGCCTCGAGTCCATCAGCTAAAAGACGAATTGAATGAGTGCAAACAAGGACGAGAATCAGTGGTTGAGTACTACACGCGATTAAAGACAATTTGGGACGAATTGGCGAATTACAGTACGATTAAAAATTGCACTTGCGGAGCAGCTGTGTCGATAGCAAAAGAACGTGAAGAAGAAAAAGTCCATAAATTTTTGATGGGTCTGGACTCGAAATTATATGGCAATTTACGAACAAATTTATTAATGGAGGACCCAATTACTACCTTGACCCGTGCGTATGCCCTAGTGTTAAGAGAAGAAAGGCACAATTCCCTCACCAAAGTGAAGGAAGAACGAGAAGATGCAGCCATGGCTACAAGGACATATGGAAGAGAAACGGGAAGAAGGTCCTATGTCAAGCATGAAGTCGATGACGACGAGACACCACCACCACAATGTACCCACTGTAAGAAATATTATCATACAGAAGAGAACTGTTACGATAAACATGGGTACGAAGTTGTGAAGGCTCGTGAGAGAGGCAGGGGACGAAGAGGCAGCCGTGGGACTAGTCGAGGAAGAGGCAGGGGCCGTGGGCAAGGCAATTACCAGGCCAATGCCGTTGGAAGCAGCTCGGGAACGAAAGAGTCAGATGCTGCAAAACCCAATATTCCTTTCACGAGTGAAGAGATAGAAAGGCTGCGGGTTTTATTAATGACTACTCCTGATGGTAATGATAAATTACAAGGTACGTTTTTTAATAATATTGAATGGCTGATAGACAGTGGAGCGTCCCACCACATGACCGGAAAGCGGGACTTGTTGGAGAATATTTGGATCGAAGACCCGTCCTCAGTAAGCCTCCCTGACGGACGACGAGTTGAAGCCACAATTCATGGCATTATTAAATTAAGCGAAACATTTGTTTTACGAGATGTCTTATTTGTGCCGTCTCTAACTTGCGATCTAATTTCTGTCCAACAATTAATTCGTGAAAACAATTGCATAATAACGTTTTATTCGGACTATTGTGAAATGCAGGACCTGACTACGAGGATGCAGATTGGACGGGGTGAACATCGACAAGGAGTATACTATTATCAACCGCGGAAAATCAAGCAAGTAGCTAAAACCGTGGTCACCAAAGAGAGTCGATTATGGCACAAGAGATTGGGACATCCTTCTCAAAGTATTTTTAATCGTTTTTCTGATTTAGTTGGCTGCAATTTAAATTGGACTTCAGACGAGGTTTGTGATTCGTGTTGTAGGGCAAAACAGACTCGTGCGCCTTTTAAACTTAATAATAAAAGATGTGAAAGTATTTTTGGTTTAGTCCATTGTGATATCTGGGGTAAGTATCGTATTGCAAGTTTGACCCGTGCCCATTATTTTTTGACCATAGTTGATGACCATAGTCGAGCCGTGTGGGTATATCTCATGAAAGAAAAGAGTGAAGCAAGTGATTTGATGAAAACCTTTTGTCAAATGGTAAAAACTCAGTTTGATACCTGTGTCAAAATAATTCAAAGCGATAATGGTACTGAGTTATTATCTGGACCCATGCAATCTTATTGCAAAGAAAATGGTATTTTGTTTCAAACTAGCAATGTCgatacaccacaacaaaatggacgGGTAGAGAGAAAACACCGTCACATTCTTGAAAAGGCACGAGCTTTGCGATTTCAAGGAGGATTGCCCATTTATTTTTGGGGGGAATAATGCATTTTAACATCGgcatatttaattaatcgtacacCCACGCCTTTACTTGGAGGAAAAACACCGTATGAACTTTTATACCTTAAGAAACCcaaatttgataatttaaaaatTTTCGGATGTTTGTGTTATGCTCATAACAAAGACAAGCCACGAGATAAATTTGGGGAACGGGGAAAGCGGTGTATTTTTATTGGCTATCCTCATAGCAAGAAAGGGTGGAAGGTGTATGACCTCAGCGAAAAACGTGTTTTTGTTTCACGGGACATTGTGTTCTACGAGAATACTTTCCCATTTTTATCCAATATTGACTCTAATTTGGAACAAGGGATTAATAGTGATGTTGGGTTGCAAAATACACATGAACACGGGTTGTCTGATGACACACCCTACGTAGACAGGGGGAGTAATGATTATGAGCAGTCAGATGTTGATAATGAGGAACCCCGGGTAACAGAGTCTTTGATCAGTAATGCAAATGGCAGTTCAAATGACGACAGGGGCAGTCCAATTGAAAGCACAGAAACACCAGATAGGAGTATGAGCAATGGTGATTTGGACGTGAATACACAGCCACGAACGGAAACTGATCAAATTATTCAAGAACAGAATGAAAGGGGACTTGGACGAGGAGCACGCGAAAAATTCGAACCGGCGTGGAAGAAAGATTATTATTGCAAGTCCACACGAATAGTTACTCCACCAGTCGATGTTCACAACGGACAAGCGCATCCCTCCAACTCAGGCACGCGATATCCCCTAGCGAATTACGTTGTTAACGATTGTTTTTCACTGACCCATAAAGCTTTTCTTGCCAAGCTTGATGAACACAGAGAACCTGCTTATTATCATGAAGCAGCAAAGCATCAATTGTGGCGAGATGCAATGAAGAAAGAAATTGATGCTTTGGAACGAAATGAAACCTGGCAGCTAGTCCCATTACCGAAAGGAAAGAAAGCAATAGGATGTCGATGGGTTTACAAGGTTAAATACAAAGCTAATGGAGATGTTGAGCGATATAAAGCACGCCTTGTAGCCCAGGGATTCACGCAGGTCGAGGGAATCGATTTCAATGAAACTTACGCACCAGTGGCGAAAATGACTAGCGTAAGATGCTTGCTTGCTGTTTCGGTCATCAAAGGATGGTTTATTGAACAGCTCGATGTCAATAACGCTTTCTTACACGGAGACCTTGATGaagaagtatatatgaaagttCCACAGGGATTCGGATCCAGAGGTGACAATAGAGTATGTAAATTGTTAAAATCAATTTATGGGTTGAAACAAGCATCGCGCAATTGGTTTGCAAAATTGACCGTTTCAATGACCAATTACGGGTTTGTTCAATCGCTAGCTGATTACTCATTGTTCACGCTTAAAAAGGATGGAATTTTCATCGCTGTTCTCGTCTATGTAGACGATATGATTGTGGTAGGAAATGATCGAAATGCTTGCAATGACTTCAAAGCCTTTCTCGACAAGAGCTTCGGCATCAAAGATTTGGGGCGTTTAAAGTACTTCCTAGGGATCGAAGTAGCACATGGAGTTCGTGGATTGTTCCTCAACCAGCGGAAGTATGCCATGAGCATTGTCGAGGAAACAGGAATGAAGGGAGCACGGCCTGATTATACGCCAATTCAGCCAAGACATAATTTGGCTTTAGCGAAAGGATACATATTGAAGGATCCTATGAAATATCGTCGTCTTGTTGGAAGGTTAGTATACTTGACAATTACTCGACCATACTTGGTGTATGCAGTTCACATTTTATCACAATTTGTAGCTGAACCGAGAAAAGAACATTGGGAGGCTGCGTTGAGGGTCGTGAGATACGTCAAGCGAAATCCGAGTAAGGGAATTACCTTCACAAAAGACTCAGACTTGCAACTTAAAGGTTACTTTGACTCAGAGTACGCAAGTTGTCCGTTGACCCGAAGATCATTGAGTGGGTATTTCGTTGCTTTGGGAAAGAGTCCGATTTCGTGGCGAGCTAAGAAACAAATAACAGTTGCTAAGTCTACAGCAGAAGCCGAATATCGAGCGATGGGGGCAGCAACTAGTGAATTAATATGGATAAAATCGTTTCTTGCATCGCTAGGAGTATTTCATTTAAAGCCAATGCATTTGTATTGCGATAACCAAGCCGCATTACATATAGCCAAGAATCCTGTTTTTCATGATCGGACAAAGCATATTGAGATTGATTGTCACTTTGTCCGACAACATTTGGTTTCTAATGTCATAACCACGTTTCACGTTCGCAGCAAAGAACAAATAGCAGATTTATTCACCAAGGCGCTCGGGGGAGAATTGTATGATCATTTGTTGTTCAAGTTGGGACTCGGTTTACcaagtgctccaacttgagggggagtaaaAGAATAATATCTTTTGATATTATTATGATCATGTTAAGATTTTATATTGTATGCATATCTTGTATTATAGGTTAGGTATATATTTAGTTACCATATGTTTGTAGGGAAGTCTTACGTAAGTTTTGTATATATAGGATGTATGTATTGGCTTAACCTAATGAGAAATTCATCGATTCATTGAGCATTCAATTTCTCACTCTTAGGCCTTTAAATCATCGTCAAGTGTTGATGCTACGTATGGTTATGGTAGTTGTGTTGCTCTCGTGTCCCAACGTATCTTAATATTACGTtgataaccttttttttttttttttttttttttttttttttttcagtcgcTCTATTTTACGGTTTTAAGTTGGACCATGTACCGTATCATCAACATATTCAATAAAATTTAAAGGCACTTATGTAGGTATTTTGTTTTTACTATTATATGGCTTCTCGGCTCATCTACATGCACTCCTGCTTATTCagagcatccacattgaagaggattgACCATCCTCTTAGATAAAAGAGGGTGctaagaggatgtcctcttcaatgtggaacTACTATTAAACATCCTCTttgaaggaggaagaggaagtcTTCCTCTATTTTTAGAGGAAGTACAACATAGGCCCTTGTGCCCACTCTCTTCACCCACCTATAAAAATATTGCATTTGCacattattttatttgttttccaatagaaaaaataattaaaatatgaaagAGGAACTAGAGAGGATCCTCTTTgatgtgagaaaaaaaaaatagaagagAAGGAGGAGGATTGAGATAGTGGAAAATGTGTTGGATGAAAGAGAATGTGATGTGTCAAAAAGATAGAGGGAGAAGGAAAAAATAAGAGGATTGTTACATACTCTTCAATGTCCATGCTCTCATACTCCTACTTAGCGAGAGCTTGTAACACATTAACAAACCGATTAATTCATTCAAGGGCCAAATGACTTGATCTAATAAACGAAACGAAATGCTCTAAAGACATGTTTGGTTATGTGAATATGAATATAAATATAAGACCGTGTTAGAGAAATAGCTTTGTAGTTACTATTAAAGCATATAAAATGTGAAATATTGGGGTTCTTTCCATGTAGTAGCTCATATGGGATTTTGTTTAGCATACTCCTAATTAGAGCTGTTCAAATGCGGGTTTGGCCCGGCCCAGGGTTTGGCCCGGACATGGGCCGGGTTGTGAAGGAAAAAGTTGCCCTTTAAGACTTAGTGGGCGGGCCGGGCCTTAATTATGGGCCAATTATCTTTGACCTTACCCGCCCTTTTGTCAAAATTCGGGCGGCCCATGGGCTAATGGGCCGTAACACGAAACTTCAATTTAAatgttttattaattaaaatatataagggtacccaatatataaatattttcgTTATATTTTAACCTTTATAGTTTACGTATTATTTTAGTGTTCCACATCgttataaaattgatacaattttcTTTAAAAATGTCTTTTTTTAAGAGTAAATTTAAAGGATTTAAATTGTAAACGGGCCTAATGGGCTGGCCCACGAGATTTTCTTGTTTTCCATACCCGCCCATTTAATTTGGTGGGCTGGGCTGGACGGGACGGGCTAATGGGCGGGATGACCCATGAACAACTATACTCCTAATCATGACACGGTTATGAGTATAACAAGAAGTGTCAACAGCTCCGATCCAGCCAAAGGTTTCTTGGCAATTTACTAGATAATAATATAATTCTAGCCATATTTCCAAGCGGTGTATTCATGCGCTAGCTCTACAGCGCTATTTTTTTGGGGAGTTCTAGGAGCGGAGAAAATATGATCTACACGATTGTCATCACAATTACTTGGAGAAAAAAGAAAACTGGTTCTGAAAATGTCTTTGAAATTCTTGATAGAGCTTTAGCCTCTCCTAGTTGGATTAGTAGTTATCCAAACATGCAGTTTGTGCATCATGCTTTTACTAGCTCAGATCATTGTCCTATCTCTGTGAAGTTTCAGGACCAGAATCATAAGAAAGCGCCTCATTTTCGTTTTGAACTCATGTGGACTCTCCGAAATGATTTCAGTAAAATGGTCAAAAGTTGTTGGCATTATCAGTTTCGAGGATCGTATATGTTTTGTCTTTCTCAAAAATGCAAACTTTTAAAACAAAAGGCTAAGAAATGGAATCAGTCTACATTTGGTAATATTTTTAGACAACTTTCAATTGCTGAAAAAAAGTTAGAAAATATTCAAAAACAACTAGGCTCTTCTCATATTGCCCATTTAGAAAACGCTCAATTGAGATGGCTGAAAAAGCGTGATGCACTTCTTGACTATAAACGTGTTTATTGGCAACAAAAATCTCGTATAACCAAAGCGAATTTTGGAGATAACAATACCAAGTTTTTTCAAAGTTATGCTACGATTAGACGTAGTAGAAATGGTATTAATCAGTTTATTAATAAGAATGGTGCTTGTATTACTGATCAAGAACTTATTAAACAAGAAATTTCTGACGAGTTTAAACTTAGGTTTACAAAAAATTAACTTTGTAATTTTGACAAAAATGAGGATTTTAAGTCTATTAGTGGCTTAATTACAGATGAAGATAACAATTTTCTTACTAGTAATATTAGTATGGAAGAGGTTAAACAAACTGTGTTTAGTTTAGCTGCAGATAAATGCCCAGGTCCCGATGGATTTCCTGCAGAATTTTTTCAAAAATACTGGGATATTGTAGGAAATTCTGTCACTAAAGCAGTTTTAGCATTTTTCCATTCTGAAaaattattaaaagaaatgaatcATACTTTCATAACATTGATTCCTAAAATTGAAAATCCTCAAACAGCAAACCATTTTCGCCCGATTAGTCTTtgttcaacaatttataaaattattgcaAAAATCTTGGCTAATCGTCTTCGAAGTGTCTTGCATAAGATTATTCACCCGTTTCAAGGTGCCTTTACACCTAATCGCTTCATTCAAGATAATATTCTTTTAGCACACGAGATTTTTAACTCGTTTAAACGTAAAAAAGGCAAAGGAGGTTGGATTGCAATcaaacttgatatggagaaagcataCAACAGACTCGAATGGAATTTTATCGAGGAAACTTTTAAGCAAATGGGTTTTAATGCTAAGTGGATTTCATGGATTATGGCATGTATAAACACTGTTTCTTACTCAGTGTTAGTAAATGGAATACCGGGAGACGTTTTTAAACCCACTCGAGGTATTTGACAAGGAGACCCACTTTCGCcatatatatttattatgtgcGCCGAGATTTTAGCAAGATCTCTGCAAAAAAATAGTGATGTTAGCTCTAGTGATATTGGTGTTAGAATTGGATCCGGGGTGGAGAAAATTCCGTTTCTCACTTTTGCGGATGAcactatcattttcgctaaagcatctaaccagagttgtagaactattaagtctattttagataaattttgcacgatattcggacaatttgttaattttgacaaatccacttttcaatgcactagaaatattgagcgtcctcttcgtgaat from Silene latifolia isolate original U9 population chromosome 2, ASM4854445v1, whole genome shotgun sequence encodes the following:
- the LOC141641633 gene encoding uncharacterized protein LOC141641633; translated protein: MIYTIVITITWRKKKTGSENVFEILDRALASPSWISSYPNMQFVHHAFTSSDHCPISVKFQDQNHKKAPHFRFELMWTLRNDFSKMVKSCWHYQFRGSYMFCLSQKCKLLKQKAKKWNQSTFGNIFRQLSIAEKKLENIQKQLGSSHIAHLENAQLRWLKKRDALLDYKRVYWQQKSRITKANFGDNNTKFFQSYATIRRSRNGINQFINKNGACITDQELIKQEISDEFKLRFTKN